The DNA window GCGGTAGCGCTCCATTTTTAGATTTTAGCCTGTTATggggccatttcatccaatttccCTATCTCATCTTAAAACATTCATTTAAAGTGAAttcaatcataaatattatattgtctagaacaaaaataaaattaaacaaactcttatttttcttttttcatctcCATTCTTTTGTAACCATTCTTTTGTAACCGTAATAAGTAAATTATCCCAGAATTCTCCACTTTTGTTATTGGTATTTATTCCGATTTGATTATCGGTTGACAAGGCTGAAGTTATTCTATCAAAtgttttcgatttttttttaaaattttattagcttAAAATTAAAACCCAACacataaatatgaaattttaatatgaaaGGAACAggagatttattttattagcttACAATTAAAACCCAACacataaatatgaaattttaatatgaaaGGAACAggagatttattttattagcttGCAATTATAACCCAGCACAATTTAGTCTGaactttttataataaagtaatttaattaGGGATTTGGAGAAGTACTTGCAAGAAGAAGTCTCTCTCTTACTCGCCTGATATGATCAACCAATTTTTCATGATTGGGATGATTTTCTTTGACAATGGGTAGCTCCTTGAATCTTTGGGCCCAAGCATGGAGTCGAGGCAAAACAGAAGGTTCTAGTAGCTTCACACCAACCGCCTCTTCAAAAGCTTCTAGAAAGTAAGTCATCCAACCAAAGGATATATCTACCAATCCAATGGAATCACCATCAAAGAATGTTCTATCTCCCAATCCTCCTTCTTCCAAACTTTTCATCATTCCAATAGCATCTCTCTTTGCATTCTCTTTCTCATCCACAGTATTTGCTTTCATAACTGCTCTAAATATGGGCCACTACAACAAATGTACACATTCTTATTGTTGTGTCATAAATGgcataaacaaaaacaaaaacaaagaaaCAGACTTACCATTTCCTCTCCAAAGTGAATCCAAAACCTAGCCATGGCTCTTTCATAGGGATTTTGAGATAGGAGACGGGGATTGTGAGGCCATAGTTGTTCAATGTATTCGAGGATTATGGTGGACTCAGAAATTGGGTTTCCTCCATGAACTAGGACTGGGACTTTCTTGTAAACAGGGTTGTACTGCAACAAGGAGTTGCTCTTGTTGTTTATTACATCTTCTTCAATGTATTCGTATTTGATCCCCTTCATTTGAAGAGCCCATTCAATTCTATGGACGAAAGGGCTAGCCCAGAATCCATATAATTTCACTTCcttatcttcttcttccattttggtgatgacaataatatttttgatgaaaaaggatattaataagattttagtCAGGTCAGTCAATGTGGTGGTGGTTATTCAGTCTTCTACGGGTCTATGGCTGGCAAATGGAATTTGTGCACCAAGCCGCCTTCTAGaagtagaaaaatataataatgaatctAGATCATTTGTGTAGAATAATGACATGAAGGGtcattataacaaaataaaataaatttttcatcattttcataatactatc is part of the Impatiens glandulifera chromosome 1, dImpGla2.1, whole genome shotgun sequence genome and encodes:
- the LOC124920840 gene encoding glutathione transferase GST 23-like yields the protein MEEEDKEVKLYGFWASPFVHRIEWALQMKGIKYEYIEEDVINNKSNSLLQYNPVYKKVPVLVHGGNPISESTIILEYIEQLWPHNPRLLSQNPYERAMARFWIHFGEEMWPIFRAVMKANTVDEKENAKRDAIGMMKSLEEGGLGDRTFFDGDSIGLVDISFGWMTYFLEAFEEAVGVKLLEPSVLPRLHAWAQRFKELPIVKENHPNHEKLVDHIRRVRERLLLASTSPNP